The window TCAGCATCGTGAACGTTCTGATTATATGTAAATTATGCGTATTTCGATCCGTTTCCGGAAAGAAAAATACTAATCAAAGTTATTAGTGAGAAGCACACGTAAATACATTAACTATATTGCATATTCTGTCAGAAACTGAGTGTGTCGTAGTAGTGGCAGAAATGCAAGATACCATTAGTGGTCTAGCTGGCGACATAGTAGAAGTGGTCCTGAACTGTTTTGGAAACACATCAATCTATTGGCAGATATTGACATGTAGGCATCTTCATTCGCTCAGGATACGGTGGGGTTCTTATCAAGCctaaatacatgtacctgtagCTCAATATAATAGGGCAGACGCCTTCCAGCCTGATCCAACTGGTCAGGTGATCATACATATACTGATCCCAATGCGACATTAAAAGCCGTTAGGCATCTATGACGTGAGCTCAGGGTATTTCCAGCCGTTAATATCGTGAGACTGTAGCGTCTTTATCAGTTGTATCACTCATGAAAAACTCTCTGGTGTTGAGTTTGGGCTCCTTTACAATACGATACCATCACTATGAGCGCTAAAAATACAGAAGAGGTGATAGAGGCGAGTTCCTCGCACAATTGGCGATATCGTGCCAAAATCAAGCTCAAAGCACTTCTCCCTGGGCAATCGTCAAGAAATGAAGCCGTGACAGAATCATCCAGCAACACATCGTCAACTTtgcccagctcctcaacGGTCGCTCCAGATGCAGAAACTGTTAGTCAGACTTTGTCTAATCCTTCTGTGCCAGTTTTGGGGTCAACCGGCAATCTCAAAGACTCCACATTACAAGATGAAGTTGCAGATACCATTGAGAGTCCTAACATATGGCTGAAAGCCTATAAAGCTGCCACGCCCGACACAAGGAAATGGATCAACAGTTTACCAGAATTGACTATTTCACAAGATGCCAACGACCAATCATGGGTAGCAGATATTGTCGAAGTTGTACAGGCGctagaaaagaagcatcaagACAGCGCTCTGCGGATAACGGTAGGGCAAAAGGAGATTGCTCTTAGAGATTATGTAACCCCAACTGTGAAATGGCTTACACTGATCGGCGATATTTCCACTCAATTTGCCCCAGCTCCGTCTGGTATTGTATGGTCAGCCATAAAAGTCCTTCTACAAGTATGATCTCATGGTTACATTATTCCACGCTTGTAAATACTGAGCTGACCTAAGGAAGGTACCAGTAGCGGGAATGGGAGAGACTGCTGCTATCTTAGCATCTACCGCAAGAGTCCTCAGCATACTTAGGCGCGGAAAAGTGTATGAGATTGTATTCACAAAAGACAATACTGCTCCTGAGTTGTTGCAGAATTTGGTCGATGGACTTGTTGCGCTATATGCTAAATCTTTAGACTTGCTTGCGTATACGGCTCGACATCTAAAGAATCAATATCGTCAAATCCTTGAATGGATTTCGAATCCCGGTCAGGCTACGTCTCTCATCATTGAGTTGACACAATGCGAAACAGCTCTAGATAGGGCAGTTGAATGCTGTGAGGTGGCACGCGGTGCTAATGCAGATGAGGCACATACAGAACTCCTCTTAAATCTTCATCACTCTGTTGATCAAATCGATAACAGGATGCGTCGACTTTTTGATGAGTTGGAAATCCGAGAGATGCTTGAAGCCCTTGACTATTTTAGCGATGTTAAATTCGGGGAACAGCACCAGAAGAAAGTTGAATCGCGAACTCCGGGAACAGGCACGTGGCTTCTAGCTCACCCCAAGTTCAAAACATGGGATGAGGCCGATGAATCAAGTATATTGTGGTTACAAGGTACCGGTAAGTCTACACAGAGATAAGAATGTCCCCATATGTGATATGTTCTAATTTGACCAGTGGGTGTGGGGAAATCGTTTCTCGCATCTACTGTTATTGATCAGTTTCTCAGCAATGGTGCGGTATCGCATAGTTCCAATCGGAAGAATAATCAAGGATTTGCTTATTTCTACTGCGAACGAGGCTCTAGTAATCTAAGTGAGCCTATCAGCGTACTTCGCAGTTATGTTCGACAGCTCTCTATAGTTCCTTGTTATCCAAAATGCATGCAAAAGGAACTCGTTGAGCTTTATCGAGAGAGCCGGAAACAAGGAGCTAAGCTGAGCACAAATGTCTGCAAAGATCAAATATTTGCATCGGCCAACCTTTATCCTAGGACAACGCTCGTCCTAGATGGCTTGGACGAATGTAATGCAAGCGAGAGAGGGGCGCTTATCAAGACCTTGGCCGAATTAATACAGCATGCGAAGAATCCCGTCAAACTTTTCATTTCAAGCCGTCGAGAACAAGATATTGCGAAGCAACTCGAACTTTCTCCTATCATCGAAATTAATGCTCATGATAACAAGGAGGACATACGAAAGTTTGTTGACGAAAGAATTGAAAGAATAGAGGAGACTGGGAAATGGATCTCCGTTTCTCAGGATCTTAAAAACAAAATTAAGGACACTATTTGTGCCAAGAGTGATGGAATGTGAGTTGCTCTACTTATACTCGGATATGGCCTATAATAACACTGAAACAGGTTCAGATGGACCTTTCTACAAATGGATCAACTTTCGAAGCTTCGCCAAGCAAAACAGCTTGAAGAACGACTTGGCAAACTCCCTAAAACTTTAAATGCCGCTTATCAAGAAGTTTTTGAACTGAtagaggaagatggcggaGGGGAAATTTTAGAGCGTGCCGTCAAATGGGTTATGTGCGCCGAAGATCCTCTAACGACTGACGAAATTCTCGACGCTGTTCGACTTTCTCCGAGCGGTGATGGAGCTACCCTTTGTGTGGATCCCATAATTGCCGAAGAGACGCTCTTAGACATCTGTGGCCACTTGATTGTTAAGGATTCCCGTTCGAAGAGATGGAAGTTTCCCCATTCATCGGTAATTGAGTATATCGAAGAAGTGCATCAATGGAGCCTTCAGCAAGCCCATTCATTCGTTGCAAGGATCTGTCTTTTATATCTAATCGATGACGACAGCGTacaaaagatgaaaaataGGAAAACTGCCGGTTTCTTCCCCAGAGCAAACGGTGTTCAGTACTACATGGAGACAAGCTGGTTCATACATGTTTTAGCAGTTGAGAAACTGGAACTACACGAATTTGAGGTATCAAAACTTCTGAAGATATTTTTGGAAATCGACAAATCTTCTCAAAAGAGTAGTCAGCACTACCAGTACTGGGTCGACTTTTTCCTCGTCTGGAGTAGACGTGAAGGCTTGCGGTTGCCGAATCGCAGATATCAGAAGTTCCTCCCCATTGAAAACTTCTACCCTGCTAAAGACCGCATATTTGGGATATGCATTTTCGGCTTCTATCATCTCTTGCAAGACTACTGGAAGTCCGGCATAGACGTTTTGCCAGTCAATAGGAGAGGTATGGATTTACTTTCAATCGCCGCATATTATGGTCATCTGAAAATCTGTGAGAAACTCATAGAGCTTGGATTAGATGTGAATAGGCAGTTCAATGGCCATCCAGATGACTCTAGCGCATTGACAGTTGTTGTGGAAAAGGGAAGTGTGGACATGGTGAGATATCTCATCAGTCAAGGGGCAGACCCAAATCTTCCTCTGAATGGCCCTTCCGCTCTATGCGCTAGCATATCTAGACGGTATGGGAATAACTCGAAATGTACTGAGCTTTTGTTGGATGCTAAAGCAGATCCTAACCATGGATGCGGCCCACAATGCAAATTTACCTATCCTTTGGAAACTGCCGCTTACAAAGACAACATCGAGACGGCAAAGCTCCTGCTCAGAAAAGGAGCAAACGTGAACCTCGAGAGTGAAATCGGAGATTATGGTACCGCCctggtagcagcagcgcaaCAAGGCAACGGAGAAATTTGCCAGTTACTGATGGAACACGGGGCAGACGTTAACGCCCCCTTGAAAGCCGGCAAATACGGCAGCGCcttggctgcagcagcatcggaGGGCTACCACAAGATTTGCCAGCTTTTAATTGACCATGGCGCGGATATCAATGCCCCATTATATGGAGACTATCAGAGTGCACTTGCAGCAGcgagagatggaggcaaaaTCGCACGGCCAGTATGCAAATTATTAATAAGCCTTGGGGCAAAAGACAATGTGTACTGGCACCAATTACGATACATTGTCCAAAACCCGAATAGGCCGTCTGCCCAGGATGCCGCGCTTGAGCGTTTCACATATGACGGCCTACCAATTGGAGAAGACTTAAGCCCTAACAGATCCAGTGATAGTACTATAGACAGCCTTGATCTGTTCAAAGTGCGAGATAAATTTTAGGGGGGTGTAGTTTATTGTGTTTTCCTCTACCGTTCAGACCCCTGTCTGtgcttaaaaaaaaaaaaagtctctATAATCAATTAACAATACTAACATTTGCACAAAAGAGCTTGAAAAGTACCTTGGGTATCAGGCGCGAGACGTCCCTAGGGACCATTGCTTGGCTTGTCCAAAGCTAGCCTTTGCTTCATAGATAGGAAAGGCTATTGAGTATGGGTTTCTTTGGAGAGATAAATAGCGCTGATTCAGCAACTATAGTTACTGTTAGAATAATGGAACGAGCGATTCGTGTAATATGGATGTTGAAACTAC of the Trichoderma breve strain T069 chromosome 4, whole genome shotgun sequence genome contains:
- a CDS encoding ankyrin repeats (3 copies) domain-containing protein, with product MSAKNTEEVIEASSSHNWRYRAKIKLKALLPGQSSRNEAVTESSSNTSSTLPSSSTVAPDAETVSQTLSNPSVPVLGSTGNLKDSTLQDEVADTIESPNIWLKAYKAATPDTRKWINSLPELTISQDANDQSWVADIVEVVQALEKKHQDSALRITVGQKEIALRDYVTPTVKWLTLIGDISTQFAPAPSGIVWSAIKVLLQVPVAGMGETAAILASTARVLSILRRGKVYEIVFTKDNTAPELLQNLVDGLVALYAKSLDLLAYTARHLKNQYRQILEWISNPGQATSLIIELTQCETALDRAVECCEVARGANADEAHTELLLNLHHSVDQIDNRMRRLFDELEIREMLEALDYFSDVKFGEQHQKKVESRTPGTGTWLLAHPKFKTWDEADESSILWLQGTVGVGKSFLASTVIDQFLSNGAVSHSSNRKNNQGFAYFYCERGSSNLSEPISVLRSYVRQLSIVPCYPKCMQKELVELYRESRKQGAKLSTNVCKDQIFASANLYPRTTLVLDGLDECNASERGALIKTLAELIQHAKNPVKLFISSRREQDIAKQLELSPIIEINAHDNKEDIRKFVDERIERIEETGKWISVSQDLKNKIKDTICAKSDGMFRWTFLQMDQLSKLRQAKQLEERLGKLPKTLNAAYQEVFELIEEDGGGEILERAVKWVMCAEDPLTTDEILDAVRLSPSGDGATLCVDPIIAEETLLDICGHLIVKDSRSKRWKFPHSSVIEYIEEVHQWSLQQAHSFVARICLLYLIDDDSVQKMKNRKTAGFFPRANGVQYYMETSWFIHVLAVEKLELHEFEVSKLLKIFLEIDKSSQKSSQHYQYWVDFFLVWSRREGLRLPNRRYQKFLPIENFYPAKDRIFGICIFGFYHLLQDYWKSGIDVLPVNRRGMDLLSIAAYYGHLKICEKLIELGLDVNRQFNGHPDDSSALTVVVEKGSVDMVRYLISQGADPNLPLNGPSALCASISRRYGNNSKCTELLLDAKADPNHGCGPQCKFTYPLETAAYKDNIETAKLLLRKGANVNLESEIGDYGTALVAAAQQGNGEICQLLMEHGADVNAPLKAGKYGSALAAAASEGYHKICQLLIDHGADINAPLYGDYQSALAAARDGGKIARPVCKLLISLGAKDNVYWHQLRYIVQNPNRPSAQDAALERFTYDGLPIGEDLSPNRSSDSTIDSLDLFKVRDKF